Genomic window (Streptomyces sp. LX-29):
CTCACCCACGCCGTGCTCGGCCCCGGCCACACGCTGGCGACGCTGATCGCGGCCTTCGGCATGACCGCCGCCATGCTCTCCGTGCTCGTTCGCACCGATCCGCGCCTTCGCCGATCAGCCACGGCGTGACCCCTCGGGCCCGTGCGGCCCGAGGGTCAGCTGAGGGCGGTGCGCCGGGCGGTCCGGCCGGCGAGTCTCAGGCCGCCAGGCCCAGCGCGGCCATCCGCTTGGTGTGGGCCTCGGTGATCCGCGAGAACATCCGGCCGACCTCCGCGAGGTCGAACCCGTCCGCCACGCCGCCCACGAGCATCGTCGACAGCGCGTCGCGGTCCGCGACCACCCGCTGGGCCTGCGACAGGGCCTCCCCCATCAGTCGCCGCGCCCACAGCGCCAGCCGCCCGCCGACCCGCGGCTCCGCCTCGATCGCTGCCCGCACCTTCTCCACGGCGAAGCTCGCGTGGCCGGTGTCGTCCAGCACGCTCAGCACCAGCGCGCGGGTGTCGGCGTCCAGCCGTACCGCCACCTCGCGGTAGAAGTCGCTGGCGATCGAGTCGCCGACGTACGCCTTGACCAGGCCCTCCAGCCAGTCGGAGGGTGCGGTCTGACGGTGGAACTCGTCCAGCGCCGCCGCGAAGGGCTGCATGGCCTCGGTCGGCTCCTCGCCGATCGCGGCCAGCCGGTCCCGCAGCTGCTCGAAGTGGTGGAACTCGGCGGAGGCCATCTTCGCCAGCTCGGCCTTGTCGTCCAGCGTCGGCGCCAGCTTGGCGTCCTCCGCCAGCCGCTCGAAGGCGGCCAGCTCGCCGTAGGTCAGGGCACCGAGCAGGTCCACCACGGCGGCCCGGTACTGCGGGTCGGCGGAAGCCTGCGCCCAGTCCTGGGCGGCGATGCCGGTGGCCGTGGGCTGCCCGGCGTCGGCGGACTTCCCGGCGTCGGCGATGGTGTTCTCTGGCTTGTCAGGCGTCTCCATACGGCGCACAATAGCCCGCTGGTCGCCGCTGGGAAGGGCCTGGTCAGCCAGCGCCCTCCTCCTCGCGCGTTCGGCTGCCCGGTCACACATGGGCGTTTCCGGGGTACAGTGATATAGAGCCCGTCGAGTATCGGCGGGTCGTTCCACGAATGCGGATGCCCGGTCGGTGGCCCGATCGGCTCCAAACCGACCGCCTTCCGCGCGCGCATCGACTGCATGCGCGTAGGAAGGACCCGCTCGTGGCGTGAGTGCTGGAGCGAAGGCAGTGGTCCCGCGCCGACATCGGCCGCCACTTCGCGCGGCCGGCCCACCAGGGCGCGGTGCGACCCCTTTCGCCGCCTCACGCCGCGTCTCACAGAAGAGGCAAACATCCTGACTACTTTCCGAGACCTCGGGATTCTCCCCGAGACCGCCGAGGCCCTGGAAGCCGTCGGCATCACGTCCCCGTTCCCCATTCAGGAGATGACCCTTCCGGTCGCCCTCTCCGGCACCGACGTCATCGGCCAGGCCAAGACCGGCACCGGCAAGACGCTGGGCTTCGGCCTCCCGCTGCTGGAGCGCGTCACCGTCCCCGCGGACGTCGAGGCGGGCCGGGCCAAGCCCGAGCAGCTGACCGACACCCCGCAGGCGCTCGTGGTCGTCCCCACCCGCGAGCTGTGCCAGCAGGTCACCAACGACCTGCTCACCGCCGGCAAGGTGCGTAACGTCCGGGTCCTCTCGATCTACGGCGGCCGCGCGTACGAGCCCCAGGTCGAGGCCCTCAAGAAGGGCGTCGACGTGGTCGTCGGCACCCCCGGGCGGCTGCTCGACCTCGCCGGGCAGAAGAAGCTGACGCTCTCCTCCGTCAAGGCCCTCGTCCTCGACGAGGCCGACGAGATGCTCGACCTGGGCTTCCTGCCCGACGTCGAGAAGATCATCCAGCTGCTGCCGGCCAAGCGGCAGACCATGCTGTTCTCGGCGACCATGCCGGGCCAGGTCATCTCGCTGGCGCGGCGCTACATGTCGCAGCCCACCCACATCCGCGCCACCGCGCCGGACGACGAGGGCGCGACCGTGGCCAACATCACCCAGCATGTCTTCCGGGCGCACTCGCTCGACAAGCCGGAGATGGTCTCCCGCATCCTGCAGGCCGAGGGCCGCGGGCTGGCGATGATCTTCTGTCGCACCAAGCGCACCGCCGCCGACATCGCCGACCAGCTGAGCCGTCGCGGCTTCGCCGCCGGCGCGGTCCACGGCGACCTCGGCCAGGGCGCCCGCGAGCAGGCGCTGCGCGCCTTCCGTAACGGCAAGGTCGACGTGCTGGTCGCCACCGACGTCGCCGCGCGCGGCATCGACGTCGAGGGTGTGACGCACGTCATCAACTACCAGTCGCCCGAGGAAGAGAAGACCTATCTGCACCGCATCGGCCGCACCGGCCGCGCGGGCGCGTCGGGTACCGCCGTCACGCTGGTCGACTGGGACGACATCCCGCGCTGGCAGCTGATCAACAAGGCGCTGGAGCTCTCCTTCCACGAGCCGGAGGAGACCTACTCCACCTCGCCGCACCTGTACGAGCTGCTGAACATCCCCCAGGGCACCAAGGGCATCCTGCCGCGCGCCGAGCGCACCCGCGCCGGGCTGGCCGCCGAGGAGATCGAGGACCTCGGCGAGACCGGCGGCCGCGGAGGCCGCGGCCGTGGCGGCCGTGCGGACTCGTCGACCAGCGAGGAGCGGCCCAAGCGGACCCGCGCCCCGCGCCAGCGGCGTCGCACCCGCGGCGGCGTGGATCTCGACGCGACCGCGACCGGCGCGGAGGCCGCGCAGACCGCCGTCGACACCGCCGAGGGGACCACGGCGGCCGCCGACACCGTCGACGTGCCTCGTCAGCCCCGCCGCCGGCGCCGCACCCGTGCCGGAGCGGGCAGGGCGACCACGGAGACCGTGGCCGTCGAGGCTCCCGCCGCCGCGCCGGCCGCCGAGGCCGTCGTCGCCACCGCGGAGGGCCCGGCCGAGGTGATCGCGGAGGCCGGCACGGCCGCCGAGGCCGCCCCCGCCAAGCCCCGCCGCCGCCGTACGCGCGCCGCCGCGGCGACCACGGCGGAGACCGCCGAGGCCGCGGTGGAGACGGTGGAGGCACCCGCCGAGGCCGCCGAGGCCCCGGCCAAGCCGCGCCGCCGCACCCGCGCCAAGGCCACCGCCACGGAGGCCGCCGAGGCCGCGGTCGAGAGCGCCGAGGGCGCCACCGAGGCCGCCGAGGCCCCGGCCAAGCCCCGCCGCCGCACCACCCGCGCCAAGGCCACCGAGGCCGCGGTGGAGACGGTGGAGGCGCCCGCCGAGGCCGCCGAAGCCCCGGCCAAGCCCCGCCGCCGCACCACCCGCGCCAAGGCCACCGCCACGGAGGCCGCCCCCGCGGAGGTCGCGTCCGAGGAGGCCAAGCCGGTGCGCCGGCGACGGACGACGCGTGCCGCGGCCGAGTCGACGGCGAACGCCGAGAGCTGACGCCGGCACAGCGCCCGGGGGAAGGGCCCGATCCGCGACGCGGGTCGGGCCCTTCCGCGTGCCGCCTCCGGCCCTCGGGACACGCCCGCCGGACAGGCCCTACCCTCGGGGCCATGAGCACACCGCCCACCCTCACGCTCCCTCCGTGCGCCGGCGCCTACCGGCTGGAGACGGCGCGCGGATCGTTCGCCGTGCACGACGCGCGCCCCGTCCCGGGGGCCGGGCCGGTGCGCGGCACGGCGCTGCTGGTGCCCGGCTTCACCGGGAGCAAGGAAGACTTCATCGCGCTCCTGGAGCCGCTGGCCGCCGCGGGCTTCCGCGCGGTCGCGGTCGACGGGCGCGGCCAGCACGAGAGCGGCGGTCCCCGGGACGAGGCCGCGTACGCACAGGACGAGCTGGCCCGGGACGTCCTGGCGCAGGCCGCCGCGCTCGGCGGCGGGCGGGTGCATGTGCTGGGGCACTCGCTGGGCGGGCTGATCGTGCGCGCCGCCGTGCTGCGCGACCCCGCCCCGTTCGCCTCGGTCACCCTGATGAGCTCGGGGCCGGCCGCCATCTCCACTCCCCAACAGGCCCGGACGAAGCTGCTGCTGGACGCGCTCGCCGTACTCGACATGGAGGCGGTCTGGCAGGCGATGCGCGAACTCGACCCGCCGGAGGCCGCCGAGTCGGGCACGCCCGCGGACATCCGGGAGTTCCTGCACCGCCGCTGGCTGGGCACCGTACCCGAGCAACTGATGGCCACCGGGCGGCAGTTGCTGTCCGAGCCGGATCGGGTGGCGGAGCTGTCGGAGGCGCCACTGCCCAAGCACGTGCTCTCCGGAGAGGCCGACTACGCCTGGCCGGTACCGCTGATGGACGCGATGGCCGAGCGGCTGGCGGCGCACCGCACGGTGATCGCGGGTGCGGATCACTCCCCCAACGCGGAGCGGCCGCGCGACACGGCCCAGGCGCTGTCCCGCTTCTGGCAGGGTGTCAGCGCGGACGGCTGATCCGTCGACGGCGGCGCCCCGCGGTCGTCGGCGTGCGCGACGTCGCACGGCCGGGGCCCGCTCCGGCCCGCCGCCGGGGACGGCCCTCGTGTGTGGTCGTCCGGCTCAGTACTGCGCCTGGAGGTGCTCCCAGAAGCCGTCGCGCAGCGCGCGCCGCAGGTCGGCGTGGGCGCGCAGGGAGAGCCGCAGCAACTGCTCGGCCTCGATGAGCAGCTCCTGGTCGACCGAGCCGGGCAGATAGGGCCGACCCGGGAGCAGGTCGGCGAGCGCCTCGCGACCGCGCGAGGAGAGCCACTGGGCCGCGACCTGGGCGCCGACGAACCGCACCTCGTCTCGGGGCGGCACCGCCCCGCCGCCGGGTTGCTCGCCGTGCGGCTCGTAGCCCACCGCGCGGCGGGTGAGGTACGGCTTGCAGAAGTCGAGGTCGAAGATGCGCTGGCTGTCGACCTCCCACAACAGGGGCTCGGCCTGGTTCCGCCCCTCGACGGCCTCGATGCCCCACAGGTGCACCCGCGCGCCGTAGCCCTGCGCGGCCTCGACGGCGGAGACCAGGTCCTCATCCCCGCCGATCAGCACGGCGTCGCCGATGGCGCGGTGCCGGGCGAGCGATTCGAGGTCGTTGCGGATGAGGGAGTCGACGCCCTTCTGCTGGTTGTTGGCGTTGAGGTTGCCGAGCCTGACCTTGACGTCGGGGAGCTCGGCGATGCCCTGCTGCTCGGCGGTGTGGATGCGCCGCCGGGCGCCGTCGTACCAGTAGACCCGCAGCAGTCTGCTGTCCGGGAAGATCATGCGGGCCTTGTCGATGAACGCCTCGATCAGCCCCTCGGCGTCCAGCTCGAAGGCTCTGCGGTCCTCCGTGCCCGCCACCAGCCGACCGGTCGCCGCGTAGACATACCCCGCGTCGACGAATATCGCATGGGTGGAGGGCGTGGTCGCGACCTCGGCGAGCACCCGTTGCAGCAGCTCGTTGGTGCGGTCGAGCGCGGCGACGATCCCGCTGAGGTCCGGCTGCGCGGAGGGCTGCGGCTGGCCCGAAGGCGTGACGTGATTCATACGCGGCTCATTGTCCTGGCGGTTGCGCGGGCCGCACAAGGCGTGCCGCCCGCAACGAATCCTTTACGCATCAGTAATTAGTCTCGCGAAAATTTTCGTTAGCGTAGGGAATGTTTGCAGGGTGCACCCCGTTGTACACCTACGGAGCGCACGGCACGGTAGCCGTACGCGTCCATTCCATCAGTTCTCCGCAGGAGGATCAGACGAAGGGAGAAGCCATGCGCTTCGAGATCATGCGCCTCGACGACACCGACGGCCTCGCCGTGGACAGCACCGTCGTGGACGCCGCCTCCGTCGACCGGATCGTGCAGCAGGCCGCAGCGATAGGCCAGCGCATCTACATCCGCCCAGCCGAATCCGCCGTCCGGTAACCGCCGGGCCGGCACGGCACCCCACGAACGTCGAAGCGCCCCCGTGCCTGTGTGCACGGGGGCGCTTCGTCGCCGCGTTGAACAGCGCAGGTCAGACGGTGGGGCGAGCGGGCGACGTCAGGACGACTGGATCACCTGGGTGACGCCGTTGATGATCTGCTGCACCGCCAGCGCCGAGAGCATCATGCCCGCCAGACGGGTGACCAGCACCACGCCGCCGTCCTTGATCACCCGGATGATCAGCAGCGAGTAGCGCATGGTCAGCCACAGCACCACGTGCATCGCCACGATCGCCGCCCACACGGAGATCTGACCGCTGACGCCGTCCGCGTTCTGGACGGCGAGGATCACCGAGACGATGGCGCCGGGACCGGCCAGCAGCGGCATGCCCAGCGGCACCAGCGCGGCGTTCACGTCCTTCGTCTGCGTCGGCTCCTCGGACTTCCCGGTGAGCAGGTCGAGCGCGATGAGCAGGAGCAGCAGTCCGCCCGCGATCATCAGCGCCGGGACCGAGACATGCAGGTAGTCGAGGATCTGCTGGCCCGCCACGCCGAAGACGGCGATGACGCCGAAGGCGACCGAGGCCGCCTGCCAGGCCATCTTGCGCTGCGTCTTGACCGGACGCCCGGAGGTCAACGCCAGGAAGATCGGCGTGATCCCGGGCGGGTCCATGATGACAAAAAGGGTGAGAAAGAGGGATCCGAAAATGGCGGTGTCGAACACGATGATGGCCTTGCGAGGTGGTACGAGCAGGGGCGGTGGCGGCCGCGCGAGGGCGCGGGGCGCGCCGGCGGCACTACGAAGTCGGGAGGGGAGACAGGCGGACGGGGTCGAGCACGGGGGACGCCGCCGATGCGGGGGCGCGCCGCTTTCACGCGGGACGCGTCGCTCGAACGGCTCAGCCGGTGGTGACGACCTCGCCGGACCCGTCGGCTCCGCTCAGCGGAGGCCCGGGGCGGATCAGCCGCCCGTGCCCGGGACCGGGAACGCCCCGGTCGCCCGGCGTGTGATCTCGCCGTAGATCTCGGGGTCGGTCGTGTACTCCCCGAGTCGACAGGTCTTGCGGCTGCCGTGGTAGTCGCTGGAGCCCGTGGCGAGCAGGTTGAAGTCGGCGGCCAGGCCGCGCAGCCGGGCGCGGGTGGCCTCGTCGTGCTCCATGTGATCGATCTCGATGCCGTCGAGGCCCGCGGCGGCCAGTTCGGCTATCGCGCTCTCGGGCACGCACTGCCCGCGCTTGACGGCCAGCGGGTGCGCGAAGACGGCGACCCCGCCCGCGCCCTTGATCAGCCGGATCGCGTCGAAGGGGTCGAGCTCGTGCTTCTCCACGTACGCCCGGCCGCCGTCCGCGAGCCAGTCGCTGGTGAAGGCGTCCGAGACGCTCGCCACCACGCCCAGCTCCACCATGGCGGTGGCGACGTGCGGACGTCCGACGGCCACCCCGTCCGATGTGCCGCCGCTCCGCCCGCTCGGGATACCGGCGATCTCGGCGACCCGCTCCCAGGTGATCGGCACCCCCAGCTCCCGCAGCTTGGCGACCATGCCCTGGGCGCGCGGCACCCGGTCGTCGCGCACCAGCTCGCGCTCGCGGGCCAGCTCGGGCTCGTACGGGTCGAAGAGGTACGCCAGCATGTGCAGGCTCACGCCGTCGAGTCGGCAGGACAGCTCGGCTCCGGTGACCAGGGTCAGCCCGGGCGGCAGCGCGGCCTTGGCCTCGTCGTGGCCGGCGACCGTGTCGTGGTCGGTGAGGGCGACGACGTCCAGCCCGGCCGCGGAGGCGGCGCGCACCAGTTCGGCGGGGGTGTCCGTGCCGTCCGACGCCGTGGAGTGGGTGTGCAGATCGATGCGCACGACGCGTACTCCAAGCTGTGGCAGACGGGGGGACGGGACGCTCTACTCTACCGGGACTTGGGCACATCCCCGGAACGGCGTCATCCGCCCGGAAGATCCGCGGCGGTGACGCGGCGGCGGCATCGGACCGCGGTCCTCGGGCGAACTCGCCGGGACCCGCTCTCGGCCTCCCGGCGTGCCTAGCCGATGATCCGGGGCGACAGCGCCCCGCACGGCAGCAGATCCGTCTCCGCCCCGGCGTCCCGCAGGTCGGTGAGGACCAGTTCGTCATAGAGCATCAGCCCGGACTGCTCGGGCCACACGACCGCCCACAACCACAGTCCGCGCGCCTCGCCCGCGAACACCGCGCGGTCGTCCGGCGTGCCCTCGACATGCCACAGCGGGGTCGGCCGCCCGGCGGCGAGCACCTTGACGTGCGGCGGCCGGTTCACACACATGGACGGGCCAGGGTCCGGGCCGTCGATTCCCGCATAGCGCGCGCCGAGCCCCACGCCGAGCTCCTCGGCGATCAGCAGCAACTCCCCCGGACCGCCCAGCGGGCCGGGGCCGGAGCAGGCCACGGCGGTGGCCCGGCCGCCGCTGCGGTCGTCACCCGCGGCGGCCACACCGGTGAACAGCCAACCGATCGGCAGTGGCCACGGCATCCACACCGGCACCCGCGCTCGGTTCACCACGACCGCCAGTGCTTCGACGCTCGGCGGCACCACCGGCTGCAGAGGGTGCACGGTGCCGTGCACGCCGCACTGCCAGGAGTCGGCAAAGAGACCGGGCGCCCGCACCCGGCCACCGCACTTCGGGCAACTGGGTTCGCCCCTCATAGGGCCCCACGGTCCTCCGTGGTCGCCGTCACGTCAAGGACGATCACCCGTCCGGAGGGAGTCTCCGCCCATGCGGCCCGCACGCGGACGCCTGACGCCCGCCCGAACGGCGCACGGTCCGCACGGCCCGCGCGCACCGCTCCGGTCGCCGCGCCGCCGCCGCGCCCCTAGTCGCTCAGCCGCACGCCCTCGCGCAGCGGGTCCCGCAGATCGGTGCCGTGGCGCAGCCAGCGCTCCCGCAGGGCCGCGGCGCCGTGCACCCGCTTCCAGGCGGCCTCGTTGGGCGTCATGGGCAGCAGCGGGAGGAAGCGCACGGGCTCGCGGGGCGCGTCGAGCTCCAGGTCGGGTACCAGACCGCCGGGTTCCGCGACCAGCACCGAGCTGAAGGGCGCTCCCGGCCACAGCGGCTCGCCGAGGTCCAGGGAGTTGCCGGGGGCCACGACCAGGCCCTCGACCTGGGGCGAGGCGGCGAACACGGCCAGCGGGCGGAGCACCTTGTCCAGGTCCGCGCCGGGCACCCGGCCGACGCGCACCGACAGCACCAGCTCCGCGCGCGGGCCGCGCAGCGGGTCGGCGACGACGGCGGTGGGGTCGGTCATCGGGCGGTCCGACATCCCGAGCGTGGCGTAGCGGACGATGTCCTCCCCACCGGTCACATCCGCCGGCCCGTCGCCCGAGCCACCGCTGAAGCGGAGCACCTCGATGCGGTCCGTGCCCAGGAAGGTCACCGCCGCGCGGGCGTCCGGTTCACCCAGCGCGGAAAGCAACCGGGCCTCGACCAGCTGAAGAACGTCAGACATGGATCGAGCATAGGTCGCGTATCGAACAAGCAAAGCGGCGAGTAAACGTTCTGTCGGCTGGTAGCCTTGACGCCTGCCCAGGAGAGTACGTCGTCCCCCAGCGGGGACCGGCCGGAGGAGGTGGGGCTGCGGTGGATCCTAGTCGACCGTGCAGTACCGACGGCTCTTCCGTCCTCCCACCTGGTCGCGTTCTCCGGTGCCCTTGATGATCCCAGCCCTTCCGTACCCCACCGCTCAGCGGTGAAACCCAGGAAGTGGCCCGGCGCCCGCAGCACTTGACGGTAGACGACGGTTGAGCGTCTCGCCCCGCTTTACCCGTTCTTCTGCGAAATTCTGCGAAGTCCCGTCAGTGTCACCGCGCACTGGAGTGCCGCCCGCTTTGCGGGCGTACGGCCGTGATCCTTCCCGTACGTCCACCTTCCGGGCCGCGCTGCGCCCCGCGCGAGGCATGCTGACGGCCGGCCCGTGAAGGAGCCCGCCATGTCGATGATCCGCGACCTGCGCGCAGCCGTCCGCCCCGCCCTGCGGCGCGGCCACACCCCGCACGAGTACGACCGGTACGACACCACCCGTGACCCCTCGGCATCGAGCGCGATCGTCGACTGCGCCGTCTACCGCGAGGGCAAGCGGGTCAGCGACCACATCACCCCCTCGGAGGCGATGGCGCGGGTGCGCGCCGACGGCGGCTTCGCGTGGATCGGGATGCACGAGCCGACGGAGCATGAATTCGCCGGCATCGCCGCGGAGTTCGGGCTGCACCCGCTCGCCGTGGAGGACGCGGTGCACGCGCACCAGCGCCCCAAGCTGGAGCGGTACGACGACACCCTGTTCACCGTCTTCAAGACGATCCACTACGTGGAGCACGCCGAACTCACCGCCACCAGCGAGGTGGTGGAGACCGGCGAGGTGATGTGCTTCACCGGCAGGGACTTCATCGTGACCGTCCGGCACGGCGGCCAGGGCTCGTTGCGCGCGCTGCGGCACCGGCTCCAGGACGACCCGGAGCTGCTCGCCAAGGGCCCCTCGGCGGTGCTGCACGCCATCGCCGACCAGGTGGTGGACGGCTACATCGCGGTCGCGGACGCGGTGCAGGACGACATCGACGAGGTGGAGATCGACGTCTTCAGCTCCGGGCCCAGCGGCGGTGCCGCACGCGGCGGCGACGCCGGCCGGATCTACCAGCTCAAGCGGGAGGTACTGGAGTTCAAGCGCGCCGTCTCCCCGCTGCTGCGGCCGATGCAGCTGCTGAGCGAGCGCCCGATGCGGCTGATCGACCCGGACATCCAGAAGTACTTCCGCGACGTCGCCGACCACCTGGCGCGCGTCACCGAGCAGGTCGTCTCCTTCGACGACCTCCTCAACTCCATCCTCCAGGCCAACCTGGCCCAGGCGACGGTCGCCCAGAACGAGGACATGCGCAAGATCACCGCCTGGGCGGCGATCATCGCCGTCCCCACCATGATCTGCGGTGTCTACGGCATGAACTTCGACCACATGCCGGAGACCCACTGGCGGTACGGCTATCCGACGGTGATGACCGCCATCGTCGCCATCTGCTGTGTCATGCACCGCAGTTTCAAGCGCAACGGCTGGCTGTAGCACGGCGCGGAGACCCGGGCGGGCGCGCCCCCGCCCGGCCGGCCCGCCCCGCTCAGGAGCTCTCCTTGCGGCCCGCCGCGATGACCAGGGCCAGTCCGGCCAGGATCACCACCAGCGCCGGGTAGGCGGCCGCCGGCGGGGTCTGTCCCAGCCACACCGCCGCGATGAGGGCCGCGCCCGGGGTCTCCAGGAGGATCGCGGTCGAGGTCACCGACGGTCCCAGGCCCTTGACCACCCGATTGATCAACGTGTGGCCGAGCAGCTGCGCGGTGAGCGTCAACAGCGCCAACTTCAGCCAGGTCTCGCCGCTGTAGCCGCCCAGCGAGGCGCCGGTCACCAGGCAGGTGACCAACAGCAGGACCGCGGTCGTGGTGTAACAGACGTACGTGTAAGCCGTGGTGCTCGCCGTACGCCGCACCTCGGAGCCCAACAGCACATAGCCGGCAGCCGCCATGCCACCCGCCAGCGCCAGCGCGTCGCCGGCGAGCGCCCGGGGCGACAGCGACAGGTCCACTCCGGTCAGGATGACCACGCCGAGGAAGGCCAGCACCATGCCCGCCCAGGCCAGCGCGGACGGGCGGTGACCGCGCAGCCGCAGTATCAGGGCCGTCCAGATCGGGGTGGTGGTGGCCAGCGCGGTGGACGAGGCCACCGAGGTCATGCGCAGGCTCGGCAGCCACAGCCCGAAGTGCAGCGCCAGCAGCGCACCGGAGGCGACCGACAGCAGCAGCGCCCGGCGCCCAAGCGTCCGCAGCTCCACCCGGTGCCGGCGGCGCAACAGCACCAGCGGGCTCAAGGCCCCGACCGCCATCGCGTTCCGCCAGAACGCCACCGCCAGCGCCGGGGCCACCGTGCCCGCGATCAGCGGCGCCGACAGCGAGACTCCGGCGATCGCGACGGCCAGCAGCGCGATGTCCAGCCGCACGGCCCCCGCGGACGGAGCCGAGGGAGCGGTGGCTGTGGCGGGAGCTGACGCGGCACGGGTACGGGCGGTATACACACGCCCAGCGTAAGGGGCATAAGTGCGCTACGAAACTGTCGTTTCGCATCGCGGGACGGGGCGGGCCGGGGCCGGTAATGGGGGATGCGGCTGAGGCCGGTGGGTCGGGTCGGTCCCGGTCCGGGGCGCCTCCGGGGCAGCATGATGTACGGGCGACGACTCCGAGCCGCGATGGTGCCCCCTCTTTGCCCACACATCACGCGTGAGCACCCCGGAGACACCCCTCCCCGCCCCCTCCCGTGTCGCGCGGACCCGGCCGCCCGCCATCGGCGCGGGAACCGAGGGTCAGCCGTGTCGCTTCTTGCCGCGGCGCCGGGCCAGCAGCTTCGGCAGGGCGGCGGGGATGGGACGACGCGTGATCGCCGAGGTCGCCAGCGGGGGCGCGGCCAGGGAGCCGTCGGGCTGGTCGGCCACGGGCCCCTCGGTGGGCTCCAGGCG
Coding sequences:
- a CDS encoding ferritin-like fold-containing protein; amino-acid sequence: METPDKPENTIADAGKSADAGQPTATGIAAQDWAQASADPQYRAAVVDLLGALTYGELAAFERLAEDAKLAPTLDDKAELAKMASAEFHHFEQLRDRLAAIGEEPTEAMQPFAAALDEFHRQTAPSDWLEGLVKAYVGDSIASDFYREVAVRLDADTRALVLSVLDDTGHASFAVEKVRAAIEAEPRVGGRLALWARRLMGEALSQAQRVVADRDALSTMLVGGVADGFDLAEVGRMFSRITEAHTKRMAALGLAA
- a CDS encoding NYN domain-containing protein, whose product is MNHVTPSGQPQPSAQPDLSGIVAALDRTNELLQRVLAEVATTPSTHAIFVDAGYVYAATGRLVAGTEDRRAFELDAEGLIEAFIDKARMIFPDSRLLRVYWYDGARRRIHTAEQQGIAELPDVKVRLGNLNANNQQKGVDSLIRNDLESLARHRAIGDAVLIGGDEDLVSAVEAAQGYGARVHLWGIEAVEGRNQAEPLLWEVDSQRIFDLDFCKPYLTRRAVGYEPHGEQPGGGAVPPRDEVRFVGAQVAAQWLSSRGREALADLLPGRPYLPGSVDQELLIEAEQLLRLSLRAHADLRRALRDGFWEHLQAQY
- a CDS encoding alpha/beta hydrolase encodes the protein MSTPPTLTLPPCAGAYRLETARGSFAVHDARPVPGAGPVRGTALLVPGFTGSKEDFIALLEPLAAAGFRAVAVDGRGQHESGGPRDEAAYAQDELARDVLAQAAALGGGRVHVLGHSLGGLIVRAAVLRDPAPFASVTLMSSGPAAISTPQQARTKLLLDALAVLDMEAVWQAMRELDPPEAAESGTPADIREFLHRRWLGTVPEQLMATGRQLLSEPDRVAELSEAPLPKHVLSGEADYAWPVPLMDAMAERLAAHRTVIAGADHSPNAERPRDTAQALSRFWQGVSADG
- a CDS encoding MarC family protein — its product is MFDTAIFGSLFLTLFVIMDPPGITPIFLALTSGRPVKTQRKMAWQAASVAFGVIAVFGVAGQQILDYLHVSVPALMIAGGLLLLLIALDLLTGKSEEPTQTKDVNAALVPLGMPLLAGPGAIVSVILAVQNADGVSGQISVWAAIVAMHVVLWLTMRYSLLIIRVIKDGGVVLVTRLAGMMLSALAVQQIINGVTQVIQSS
- a CDS encoding DMT family transporter, whose protein sequence is MYTARTRAASAPATATAPSAPSAGAVRLDIALLAVAIAGVSLSAPLIAGTVAPALAVAFWRNAMAVGALSPLVLLRRRHRVELRTLGRRALLLSVASGALLALHFGLWLPSLRMTSVASSTALATTTPIWTALILRLRGHRPSALAWAGMVLAFLGVVILTGVDLSLSPRALAGDALALAGGMAAAGYVLLGSEVRRTASTTAYTYVCYTTTAVLLLVTCLVTGASLGGYSGETWLKLALLTLTAQLLGHTLINRVVKGLGPSVTSTAILLETPGAALIAAVWLGQTPPAAAYPALVVILAGLALVIAAGRKESS
- a CDS encoding DUF6758 family protein, with product MRGEPSCPKCGGRVRAPGLFADSWQCGVHGTVHPLQPVVPPSVEALAVVVNRARVPVWMPWPLPIGWLFTGVAAAGDDRSGGRATAVACSGPGPLGGPGELLLIAEELGVGLGARYAGIDGPDPGPSMCVNRPPHVKVLAAGRPTPLWHVEGTPDDRAVFAGEARGLWLWAVVWPEQSGLMLYDELVLTDLRDAGAETDLLPCGALSPRIIG
- a CDS encoding PHP domain-containing protein; the protein is MRIDLHTHSTASDGTDTPAELVRAASAAGLDVVALTDHDTVAGHDEAKAALPPGLTLVTGAELSCRLDGVSLHMLAYLFDPYEPELARERELVRDDRVPRAQGMVAKLRELGVPITWERVAEIAGIPSGRSGGTSDGVAVGRPHVATAMVELGVVASVSDAFTSDWLADGGRAYVEKHELDPFDAIRLIKGAGGVAVFAHPLAVKRGQCVPESAIAELAAAGLDGIEIDHMEHDEATRARLRGLAADFNLLATGSSDYHGSRKTCRLGEYTTDPEIYGEITRRATGAFPVPGTGG
- a CDS encoding magnesium and cobalt transport protein CorA yields the protein MSMIRDLRAAVRPALRRGHTPHEYDRYDTTRDPSASSAIVDCAVYREGKRVSDHITPSEAMARVRADGGFAWIGMHEPTEHEFAGIAAEFGLHPLAVEDAVHAHQRPKLERYDDTLFTVFKTIHYVEHAELTATSEVVETGEVMCFTGRDFIVTVRHGGQGSLRALRHRLQDDPELLAKGPSAVLHAIADQVVDGYIAVADAVQDDIDEVEIDVFSSGPSGGAARGGDAGRIYQLKREVLEFKRAVSPLLRPMQLLSERPMRLIDPDIQKYFRDVADHLARVTEQVVSFDDLLNSILQANLAQATVAQNEDMRKITAWAAIIAVPTMICGVYGMNFDHMPETHWRYGYPTVMTAIVAICCVMHRSFKRNGWL
- a CDS encoding suppressor of fused domain protein, with the translated sequence MSDVLQLVEARLLSALGEPDARAAVTFLGTDRIEVLRFSGGSGDGPADVTGGEDIVRYATLGMSDRPMTDPTAVVADPLRGPRAELVLSVRVGRVPGADLDKVLRPLAVFAASPQVEGLVVAPGNSLDLGEPLWPGAPFSSVLVAEPGGLVPDLELDAPREPVRFLPLLPMTPNEAAWKRVHGAAALRERWLRHGTDLRDPLREGVRLSD